A part of Jiangella alba genomic DNA contains:
- a CDS encoding Lrp/AsnC family transcriptional regulator, translated as MDEKDHEIFQCLRDDGRSPAARIGEEVGLSADAVRARIAKLTDDGVLRIIGVVDPSSLGYFCLGTLGLDYRGDVGELVETLRSLSFVTFVALTLGEHNVICEIAATDDAELLEHATSVVGRIPGVRGLEMWRLVDVLKWEGEGRPESTQAGARRSYDGLDGDLLRQLVRDPRMTFRTLAEQIGQPYSLVRRRAQALFDDGAIRASAVLDRSSAHAGTMGMLGLTLTGPHIGAALEFAVAQPKFTIAVRAVGRFSATLEVVCDTPAELVALADRVSELPAVSAVSTYLYARSPVLPMPWLFRRAPQG; from the coding sequence ATGGACGAGAAGGACCACGAGATCTTCCAGTGCCTGCGCGACGACGGGCGCAGCCCGGCCGCGCGCATCGGCGAGGAGGTCGGGCTCTCGGCGGACGCCGTCCGTGCCCGCATCGCGAAGCTGACCGACGACGGCGTGCTGCGCATCATCGGCGTCGTCGACCCCAGCAGCCTGGGGTACTTCTGCCTCGGCACGCTCGGCCTGGACTACCGCGGCGACGTCGGCGAACTGGTCGAGACGCTGCGGTCGCTGAGCTTCGTCACGTTCGTCGCCCTCACGCTCGGCGAGCACAACGTCATCTGCGAGATCGCCGCCACCGACGACGCCGAGCTGCTGGAGCACGCGACCTCGGTCGTCGGCCGGATTCCCGGTGTGCGCGGGCTGGAGATGTGGCGGCTGGTCGACGTCCTCAAGTGGGAGGGCGAGGGGCGGCCGGAGTCCACCCAGGCCGGCGCCCGGCGCAGCTACGACGGCCTCGACGGCGACCTGCTGCGGCAGCTGGTGCGCGACCCGCGGATGACGTTCCGCACCCTCGCCGAGCAGATCGGCCAGCCGTACTCGCTGGTGCGCCGGCGCGCTCAGGCGCTGTTCGACGACGGCGCCATCCGCGCGTCCGCGGTGCTGGACCGCAGTTCCGCGCACGCCGGCACCATGGGCATGCTGGGCCTGACGCTGACCGGCCCGCACATCGGCGCGGCGCTGGAGTTCGCCGTCGCGCAGCCGAAGTTCACCATCGCCGTGCGCGCCGTCGGCCGCTTCTCGGCCACCCTCGAAGTTGTCTGCGACACCCCTGCTGAGCTGGTCGCACTCGCCGACCGGGTGAGCGAGCTGCCCGCGGTCAGCGCGGTGTCGACCTACCTCTACGCCCGTAGCCCGGTGCTGCCGATGCCCTGGCTGTTCCGCCGCGCACCCCAGGGCTGA
- a CDS encoding FadR/GntR family transcriptional regulator yields MAFQILQAIGSGQTPLGSRLPSDRDLAELMGVSRLTVREAVLALEVVGILQVRSGDGTYVAHDGTRSSAMGELLTGASFQVPTAEVLEARLAVEPVAVAFTAQRITDAEAAEIEELIDRAAGLAEDVDGLGDFVSLGLEFHALLLQRCRNAHLAAFTTALVDLDEHPLWTLLNAQAVQSVEARHQQVDEHREILRAVREHDADRAAALITTHLEHLRDQVYRLSSTFAPQSQPSQ; encoded by the coding sequence GTGGCGTTCCAGATCCTCCAGGCCATCGGCTCCGGCCAGACGCCGCTCGGCTCGCGGCTGCCCTCCGATCGCGACCTCGCCGAGCTCATGGGCGTCAGCCGGCTGACCGTCAGGGAGGCGGTGCTGGCGCTCGAGGTCGTCGGCATCCTGCAGGTGCGCTCGGGCGACGGCACCTACGTCGCCCACGACGGCACCCGTTCCTCGGCGATGGGCGAGTTGCTCACCGGCGCGTCGTTCCAGGTGCCGACGGCGGAGGTGCTGGAGGCGCGGCTCGCGGTCGAGCCGGTGGCGGTCGCGTTCACGGCGCAGCGGATCACCGACGCCGAGGCGGCCGAGATCGAGGAGCTGATCGACCGCGCCGCCGGCCTGGCCGAGGACGTCGACGGGCTCGGCGACTTCGTCAGCCTCGGCCTGGAGTTCCACGCGCTCCTGCTCCAGCGCTGCCGCAACGCCCACCTCGCGGCGTTCACGACCGCGCTCGTCGACCTCGACGAGCACCCGCTGTGGACGCTGCTCAACGCCCAGGCCGTGCAGTCCGTCGAGGCCCGGCACCAGCAGGTCGACGAGCACCGCGAGATCCTGCGCGCCGTCCGCGAGCACGACGCCGACCGCGCGGCGGCGCTGATCACCACCCACCTGGAGCACCTGCGCGACCAGGTGTACCGGCTCAGCTCCACGTTCGCGCCGCAGTCCCAGCCCAGCCAGTAG
- a CDS encoding thiamine pyrophosphate-dependent dehydrogenase E1 component subunit alpha codes for MTQQATPDRTLPLPGDTLVGLYRTMALIRAFEERVHELFTEGELPGFLHLCSGQEAVAAGVIAHLERADMITSTHRNHGHALAKGVDPTAMMIELYGRAGGSNSGKGGSMHLADPAVGHLASGGIVGASAPLALGPAQAAKLAGTGAVAVAFFGDGGAQQGTVLEAMNLAAVWRLPVVFVCENNLFGQATTVDYASAAAPYARAEGFGLPAERVDGQDVVAVHQAAGRAVERARAGDGPSYLECLTYSYHGAWEGEPKRSYRRPEVESDFRRRDPLRLLDDVLTAAQPDWLDVRDRVDDEVAEQVDGAVEAGRAAPYPDPSTVVTGVYADPNVVIDRDGLAVR; via the coding sequence ATGACCCAGCAAGCCACGCCCGACCGGACGCTTCCGTTGCCGGGCGACACCCTGGTCGGCCTCTACCGCACGATGGCCCTGATCAGAGCGTTCGAGGAGCGCGTGCACGAGCTGTTCACCGAGGGCGAGCTGCCCGGCTTCCTGCACCTGTGCTCCGGCCAGGAGGCGGTCGCCGCCGGGGTGATCGCGCACCTCGAGCGCGCGGACATGATCACCTCGACGCACCGCAACCACGGCCACGCGCTGGCCAAGGGCGTCGACCCGACGGCCATGATGATCGAGCTGTACGGCCGCGCCGGCGGCTCGAACTCCGGCAAGGGCGGCTCGATGCACCTCGCCGACCCCGCCGTCGGTCACCTCGCCAGCGGCGGCATCGTCGGGGCCAGCGCGCCGCTCGCGCTCGGCCCGGCGCAGGCGGCCAAGCTGGCCGGCACCGGAGCGGTGGCGGTCGCGTTCTTCGGCGACGGCGGAGCGCAGCAGGGCACCGTGCTGGAGGCGATGAACCTCGCCGCCGTGTGGCGGCTGCCGGTCGTCTTCGTCTGCGAGAACAACCTGTTCGGCCAGGCGACCACCGTCGACTACGCCTCCGCGGCCGCGCCGTACGCGCGGGCCGAGGGGTTCGGCCTGCCGGCCGAGCGGGTCGACGGGCAGGACGTGGTGGCGGTGCACCAGGCGGCCGGCCGCGCCGTCGAGCGGGCCCGCGCCGGCGACGGCCCGTCCTACCTGGAGTGCCTGACCTACAGCTACCACGGCGCGTGGGAGGGCGAGCCGAAGCGGTCCTACCGCCGGCCCGAGGTGGAGTCCGACTTCCGCCGCCGTGACCCGCTCCGGCTGCTCGACGACGTGCTCACCGCGGCCCAGCCGGACTGGCTGGACGTCAGGGACCGCGTCGACGACGAGGTCGCCGAGCAGGTCGACGGCGCCGTCGAGGCCGGTCGCGCCGCGCCCTACCCCGACCCGTCGACCGTGGTCACCGGTGTGTACGCCGACCCGAACGTCGTCATCGACCGCGACGGCCTGGCCGTCCGCTGA
- a CDS encoding alpha-ketoacid dehydrogenase subunit beta: protein MKTLSFADAINEALRLEMTRDPRVLVTGEDVSGGATIPGFERADAWGGVFGVTRGLVAEFGRDRVIDTPISESAFIGAAIGAAAAGYRTVTELQFLDFMGVCLDQIINQAAKLRYARGDRAPGVPIVIRAMIGAGSRAGSTQSQSHYSSVAHFPGLKVVVPATPADAKGLMIAAIRDEDPVLFLENKALYETRGPVPEGDEPVPIGRARVAREGGDVTIVTIARMLSVAEKAAKDLSERGIEAEIIDVRTVAPLDLTTILESVERTGRLVVVDEDTPRCSVASDIVALVSSRAFDRLTAAPRMVTPPHTPVPFAPVLEDAYIPSPERVVEAVLATAGQEVAA, encoded by the coding sequence ATGAAGACCCTGTCGTTCGCCGACGCGATCAACGAGGCGCTGCGGCTGGAGATGACCCGCGACCCGCGGGTGCTGGTGACCGGCGAGGACGTGTCCGGTGGCGCCACCATCCCTGGGTTCGAGCGGGCCGACGCGTGGGGCGGCGTCTTCGGCGTCACCCGCGGCCTGGTCGCCGAGTTCGGCCGGGACCGCGTCATCGACACGCCGATCTCCGAGTCCGCGTTCATCGGCGCGGCCATCGGCGCCGCTGCCGCGGGCTACCGCACCGTGACCGAGCTGCAGTTCCTCGACTTCATGGGCGTCTGCCTGGACCAGATCATCAACCAGGCGGCGAAGCTGCGCTACGCCCGCGGCGACCGCGCGCCGGGCGTCCCGATCGTCATCCGCGCGATGATCGGCGCCGGGTCGCGGGCCGGCAGCACGCAGTCGCAGAGCCACTACTCGTCGGTCGCGCACTTCCCGGGCCTCAAGGTCGTCGTCCCGGCCACGCCGGCCGACGCCAAGGGCCTGATGATCGCGGCCATCCGCGACGAGGACCCGGTGCTGTTCCTGGAGAACAAGGCGCTCTACGAGACCAGGGGGCCGGTGCCGGAGGGCGACGAGCCGGTGCCGATCGGCCGGGCCCGGGTGGCCCGCGAGGGCGGCGACGTCACGATCGTGACGATCGCCCGCATGCTCTCGGTCGCGGAGAAGGCGGCGAAGGACCTGTCCGAGCGCGGCATCGAGGCCGAGATCATCGACGTGCGCACGGTGGCGCCGCTGGACCTCACCACGATCCTGGAGTCCGTCGAGCGCACCGGCCGGCTGGTCGTCGTCGACGAGGACACCCCGCGCTGCTCGGTCGCCTCCGACATCGTCGCGCTGGTCAGCAGCCGGGCGTTCGACCGGCTCACCGCCGCGCCGCGGATGGTCACCCCGCCGCACACCCCGGTGCCGTTCGCGCCGGTGCTGGAGGACGCCTACATCCCGAGTCCGGAACGCGTGGTCGAGGCGGTGCTGGCGACGGCCGGGCAGGAGGTGGCGGCATGA
- a CDS encoding mycofactocin-coupled SDR family oxidoreductase → MSADQGFETGRHAGKVALISGGARGQGREIAVRLAREGADIAMFDLCEQPATSQYPGATTDDLAETVALVEETGQKVLSAVVDARDHAAVDAFVDDTIAWAGKIDVVCANAGLVTWVPFLDLSPQQWADVMDINVTGVFNTVQPVLRHMVARQQGSVVLTSSVNGVEPGESIAHYTASKHAVLGLTKNLALEFGPANIRVNAVMPSAVNTVMGNNSTNLKWIFGRDDATEDDYLAATRQWHVLRNRPALHPSAVADVVSWLCGHDARFITGTAVPVDAGHLVLPGFNHKPLFD, encoded by the coding sequence ATGAGCGCCGACCAGGGCTTCGAGACCGGCCGGCACGCCGGCAAGGTGGCGCTGATCAGCGGCGGAGCCCGCGGTCAGGGCCGCGAGATCGCCGTGCGGCTGGCCCGTGAGGGCGCCGACATCGCCATGTTCGACCTGTGCGAGCAGCCGGCGACGTCGCAGTACCCCGGCGCGACCACGGACGACCTCGCCGAGACCGTCGCGCTGGTCGAGGAGACCGGCCAGAAGGTGCTGTCGGCCGTCGTGGACGCCCGCGACCACGCCGCCGTCGACGCGTTCGTCGACGACACCATCGCGTGGGCCGGCAAGATCGACGTCGTCTGCGCCAACGCCGGCCTGGTGACCTGGGTGCCGTTCCTCGACCTCAGCCCGCAGCAGTGGGCCGACGTCATGGACATCAACGTCACCGGCGTGTTCAACACCGTCCAGCCGGTGCTGCGGCACATGGTCGCCCGGCAGCAGGGCAGCGTGGTGCTCACGTCGTCGGTCAACGGCGTCGAGCCCGGCGAGAGCATCGCCCACTACACCGCGTCCAAGCACGCGGTCCTCGGCCTGACGAAGAACCTCGCCCTCGAGTTCGGCCCGGCCAACATCCGGGTGAACGCGGTCATGCCCAGCGCGGTCAACACCGTCATGGGCAACAACAGCACGAACCTCAAGTGGATCTTCGGACGTGACGACGCGACGGAGGACGACTACCTGGCCGCGACGCGGCAGTGGCACGTCCTCCGCAACCGGCCGGCGCTGCACCCGTCCGCGGTGGCCGACGTCGTGTCGTGGCTGTGCGGCCACGACGCCCGCTTCATCACCGGGACGGCGGTCCCCGTCGACGCCGGTCACCTGGTGCTCCCCGGCTTCAACCACAAGCCACTGTTCGACTGA
- a CDS encoding ABC transporter substrate-binding protein, with protein sequence MNDHGMISRRSLLKIGGAAAVTLPLLGTVSCSRRPAPSGAPSSGGDGAQLTIAVSALMASLDREYEIGAASMEAMNNLFEPLVEFSRRPFGDSGSQVPDFDSSTWELRLLAEEPAVSDDGLTWTLVFRDDVTSHSGNPLTAEDFAYAIERHQQVWVLGSFYNFVAGLLPRERISWNVVDAQTLEVTTEQPSPLFKILLQNNFAFGLFDAVASRASGTDADPWATEWMKANGSDAGHGPYTITSHQPGQQTVFTAFDDYHGGAPAVKTVVHRQVDSSSTRVALLKSGEVDIVRDLLPTELKSLEGADGVVVDNFDESLFLLLFMMMNNSFAPFDDPLVRQAVAYAMPYQQIVDDVYQGYASPWKGVISRDYPYFDPDAWIYGDGANPDKARELLAQAGHANGFSCELLCNSSEPVSEQVAILIQSALSEIGIDFRLNKLSAAAFTERLTGQQYEGAAIWQDLALTPDIGYNCFLYYRSTAFANVAGYASDSTDQLIDVLLTTMDGPEREAVAKEFQRQIVADSPAVFLAQPHYVVARRDHVKGVTAYPSRTIRFDEIELAR encoded by the coding sequence GTGAACGACCACGGGATGATCTCGCGACGCAGTCTGCTCAAAATCGGCGGCGCCGCCGCCGTCACCCTGCCCCTGCTCGGCACGGTGTCCTGCAGCCGCCGGCCGGCGCCGTCCGGAGCACCGTCCTCCGGCGGCGACGGCGCCCAGCTCACCATCGCCGTCAGCGCCCTGATGGCCTCGCTGGACCGTGAGTACGAGATCGGCGCGGCCTCGATGGAGGCGATGAACAACCTCTTCGAGCCGCTGGTGGAGTTCTCCCGCCGGCCGTTCGGCGACAGCGGCTCGCAGGTGCCGGACTTCGACTCCAGCACCTGGGAGCTGCGGCTGCTGGCCGAGGAGCCCGCCGTGTCCGACGACGGGCTCACCTGGACGCTGGTCTTCCGCGACGACGTCACCAGCCACTCCGGCAACCCGCTGACGGCGGAGGACTTCGCGTACGCGATCGAGCGGCACCAGCAGGTCTGGGTGCTCGGCTCGTTCTACAACTTCGTCGCGGGGCTGCTGCCGCGCGAGCGGATCAGCTGGAACGTCGTCGACGCGCAGACCCTCGAGGTCACCACCGAGCAGCCGAGCCCGCTGTTCAAGATCCTGCTGCAGAACAACTTCGCGTTCGGCCTGTTCGACGCCGTCGCCTCCCGGGCGTCGGGCACCGACGCCGACCCGTGGGCCACCGAGTGGATGAAGGCCAACGGCTCAGACGCCGGCCACGGCCCGTACACGATCACCAGCCACCAGCCGGGCCAGCAGACGGTGTTCACCGCCTTCGACGACTACCACGGCGGCGCGCCGGCGGTGAAGACCGTCGTGCACCGCCAGGTCGACTCGTCCAGCACCCGGGTGGCGCTGCTGAAGTCCGGCGAGGTCGACATCGTCCGCGACCTGCTGCCGACGGAGCTGAAGTCGCTGGAGGGCGCCGACGGCGTCGTCGTCGACAACTTCGACGAGTCGCTGTTCCTGCTGCTCTTCATGATGATGAACAACAGCTTCGCGCCGTTCGACGACCCGCTCGTGCGGCAGGCCGTCGCCTACGCGATGCCCTACCAGCAGATCGTCGACGACGTGTACCAGGGCTACGCCTCGCCCTGGAAGGGCGTGATCAGCCGCGACTACCCGTACTTCGACCCGGACGCCTGGATCTACGGCGACGGCGCGAACCCGGACAAGGCACGCGAGCTGCTGGCACAGGCCGGGCACGCGAACGGGTTCAGCTGCGAGCTGCTGTGCAACTCCAGCGAGCCGGTGTCGGAGCAGGTCGCGATCCTGATCCAGTCGGCGCTGAGCGAGATCGGCATCGACTTCCGGCTGAACAAGCTGTCCGCGGCGGCGTTCACCGAGCGGCTCACCGGCCAGCAGTACGAGGGCGCCGCCATCTGGCAGGACCTCGCCCTCACCCCGGACATCGGCTACAACTGCTTCCTCTACTACCGCTCGACGGCGTTCGCCAACGTCGCCGGGTACGCGTCGGACTCCACCGACCAGCTCATCGACGTGCTGCTCACGACGATGGACGGGCCGGAGCGCGAGGCCGTGGCGAAGGAGTTCCAGCGCCAGATCGTGGCGGACTCGCCGGCGGTCTTCCTGGCCCAGCCGCACTACGTCGTGGCCCGCCGCGACCACGTCAAGGGCGTCACGGCCTACCCGTCGCGCACGATCCGCTTCGACGAGATCGAGCTGGCGCGATGA
- a CDS encoding ABC transporter permease, with product MSRLIGRRLALLVPQLLLICFVSFLLIQLTPGSQARARLGSSASDEAVAALEDELGLNDPWPAQFVRYLGGLLRGDLGTSWTTGQPVLDDIARRAPATLELITVSFAVIIVLALLLGLAGGFARNLLGRIGDKISYVYSLMAGAVPDFWFAMIMVFVFYYTFPIAVAPVGQYDEAFGTPDVITGSVLVDTVVTGDVDVLVSHLDHLILPVLALVFINTAPILRMVRSSVGEALTSGYITLARANGLPQRRIVGYALRSALPPIVTLAGVWYTMLIAGAVLTETIFSWGGVGQYAVQAVQSADWAALQGVVLLAALLSLLVYLAIDLVHAWIDPRVRATGGTR from the coding sequence ATGAGCAGGCTGATCGGCCGGCGCCTGGCGCTGCTCGTCCCGCAGTTGCTGCTGATCTGCTTCGTCAGTTTCCTGCTGATCCAGCTGACCCCGGGCAGCCAGGCCCGGGCTCGGCTGGGCAGCAGCGCGTCCGACGAGGCGGTGGCGGCGCTGGAGGACGAGCTGGGGCTGAACGACCCGTGGCCGGCGCAGTTCGTCCGCTACCTCGGCGGGCTGCTGCGCGGCGACCTCGGCACGTCGTGGACGACCGGCCAGCCGGTGCTCGACGACATCGCCCGCCGGGCCCCGGCCACGCTGGAGCTGATCACCGTGTCGTTCGCGGTGATCATCGTGCTGGCGCTGCTGCTGGGGCTGGCCGGCGGGTTCGCCCGGAACCTGCTGGGCCGCATCGGCGACAAGATCAGCTACGTGTACTCGCTGATGGCGGGCGCGGTGCCGGACTTCTGGTTCGCCATGATCATGGTGTTCGTCTTCTACTACACGTTCCCGATCGCGGTCGCGCCGGTCGGCCAGTACGACGAGGCGTTCGGCACACCTGACGTCATCACCGGCTCGGTGCTGGTCGACACCGTCGTCACCGGCGACGTCGACGTGCTGGTGAGCCATCTCGACCACCTGATCCTGCCGGTGCTCGCGCTGGTCTTCATCAACACCGCGCCGATCCTGCGGATGGTGCGCAGCAGCGTCGGCGAGGCGCTGACGTCGGGCTACATCACCCTCGCCCGCGCGAACGGGCTGCCGCAGCGGCGCATCGTGGGGTACGCGCTGCGCAGCGCGCTGCCGCCGATCGTCACGCTGGCGGGCGTCTGGTACACGATGCTGATCGCCGGCGCGGTGCTCACCGAGACCATCTTCAGCTGGGGTGGAGTCGGCCAGTACGCCGTCCAGGCGGTGCAGAGCGCCGACTGGGCCGCGCTGCAGGGCGTCGTCCTGCTGGCCGCCCTGCTCTCGCTGCTCGTCTATCTGGCGATCGACCTCGTGCACGCCTGGATCGACCCGCGGGTCCGTGCCACCGGAGGGACCCGATGA
- a CDS encoding ABC transporter permease: protein MSTVAPTPAPTRRRNPQLLIGLTAVAVILLVALLAPLLATHDPLRVSGPVLQPPSGEHWLGTDRSGLDIFSRVVYAPRVDLLLAGVGTLLAALLGVPLGALAGYAPGVVGEAISRTLDVVQAFPFFILAMCLLGIVGGSLPNIIAVLAIVNAPIYARLMHSQTRTLRGRMFIDAARVSGCLPRQVILGHIVPNSLSPILAQMSVTLGMSIILVAGVSFVGAGVEPPTAEWGVMIGDGSGGMFTGQWWPVVFPGIALALTVVAFALVSNGITVANQQRSRRA from the coding sequence ATGAGCACCGTCGCGCCCACACCCGCCCCGACCCGGCGGCGCAACCCGCAGCTGCTGATCGGGCTGACAGCCGTCGCGGTGATCCTGCTGGTGGCACTGCTCGCGCCGCTGCTGGCCACCCACGACCCGCTGCGGGTGTCGGGGCCGGTGCTGCAGCCGCCGTCGGGCGAGCACTGGCTCGGCACCGACCGGTCCGGCCTGGACATCTTCTCCCGGGTCGTCTACGCGCCCCGCGTCGACCTGCTGCTGGCCGGCGTCGGCACGCTGCTGGCGGCGCTGCTCGGCGTGCCACTGGGCGCGCTGGCCGGGTACGCGCCGGGCGTCGTCGGTGAGGCGATCAGCCGGACGCTCGACGTCGTGCAGGCGTTCCCGTTCTTCATCCTGGCGATGTGCCTGCTCGGGATCGTGGGCGGCTCGCTGCCGAACATCATCGCGGTGCTGGCCATCGTCAACGCGCCGATCTACGCCCGGCTCATGCACAGCCAGACCCGCACCCTGCGCGGCCGGATGTTCATCGACGCCGCCCGCGTCTCCGGCTGCCTGCCGCGCCAGGTGATCCTCGGCCACATCGTGCCGAACTCGCTGAGCCCGATCCTCGCGCAGATGTCGGTGACGCTCGGCATGTCGATCATCCTGGTCGCCGGCGTGAGCTTCGTCGGCGCCGGGGTCGAGCCGCCGACGGCGGAGTGGGGCGTGATGATCGGCGACGGCTCCGGCGGCATGTTCACCGGGCAGTGGTGGCCGGTGGTCTTCCCCGGCATCGCGCTGGCGCTGACGGTCGTCGCGTTCGCGCTCGTCTCCAACGGCATCACCGTCGCCAACCAGCAGAGGAGCCGTCGTGCCTGA
- a CDS encoding ABC transporter ATP-binding protein, translating into MPDTLVLDVAGLEVGNDADRPFTLGPLDLALAAREIVGVVGDSGAGKSLFVSTLTQTLRPSATVVSGEVRFEDADLLTLDHRRQQRIRGARIGFIGSNPHGLLHPMLPVGRQVANVLRAHEAVSKTEARARVLDMFSAVGIPDPARRLDAYPHELSGGMAQRVVIAVGLICDPDLIVADEPTAGLDVTIQAQVLELIEALVRSRENRALLLATRDLGIVARFCDRVVVLDDGQVAEQGPVRDLFRTPEAAISRELLTAARGF; encoded by the coding sequence GTGCCTGACACCCTTGTGCTCGACGTCGCCGGCCTGGAGGTCGGCAACGACGCGGACCGGCCGTTCACCCTCGGGCCGCTGGACCTCGCCCTGGCGGCGCGCGAGATCGTCGGCGTCGTCGGCGACTCCGGCGCCGGCAAGTCGCTGTTCGTCTCGACGCTCACCCAGACGCTGCGCCCGTCGGCCACCGTCGTGAGCGGGGAGGTGCGGTTCGAGGACGCCGACCTGCTGACGCTGGACCACCGGCGCCAGCAGCGCATCCGCGGCGCCCGGATCGGGTTCATCGGGTCGAACCCGCACGGGCTGCTGCACCCGATGCTGCCGGTGGGCCGGCAGGTGGCGAACGTGCTGCGGGCGCACGAGGCGGTCTCCAAGACCGAGGCCCGGGCCCGAGTGCTGGACATGTTCAGCGCGGTCGGCATCCCCGACCCGGCCCGCCGGCTCGACGCGTACCCGCACGAGCTCAGCGGCGGGATGGCGCAGCGCGTCGTCATCGCCGTCGGGCTGATCTGCGACCCGGACCTCATCGTCGCCGACGAGCCGACCGCCGGCCTGGACGTCACCATCCAGGCGCAGGTGCTTGAGCTGATCGAGGCGCTGGTGCGGTCGCGGGAGAACCGGGCGCTGCTGCTGGCCACCCGCGACCTCGGCATCGTCGCGCGGTTCTGCGACCGCGTGGTCGTCCTGGACGACGGCCAGGTGGCCGAGCAGGGCCCGGTGCGCGACCTGTTCCGCACGCCGGAGGCCGCGATCAGCCGCGAGCTGCTCACCGCGGCGCGGGGATTCTAG
- a CDS encoding oligopeptide/dipeptide ABC transporter ATP-binding protein: MTNDETVLECAELVRHFPVKGSDKVVQAVNDVSLTFGAGETVALVGESGSGKTTVGRMILGLLAPTSGRIVYQGTALDEMDRRQRRDYRAGVQAVFQDPYDSLDPRRPVLASVREPLRRLELEESSRDGTQRAMAALEAVGLAGITAKTRPHDLSGSACQRVGIARALVTRPRFIVLDEPTSALSPIARAEVMRSLHDVQQSTGVSYLFITHDLAVVESLAHRVAVMYLGRVVEAAASGDVFGRRLHPYTEALLGSVLFPDPDRLDGFGVLRGEIPSPIDLPPGCAFASRCAIAGDDCRTAVPPLIDDAVAGHHVACIRQRTRSRDRQLTSTLRKETP; the protein is encoded by the coding sequence ATGACCAACGACGAGACGGTGCTGGAGTGCGCCGAGCTGGTCCGGCACTTCCCGGTCAAGGGCAGCGACAAGGTCGTGCAGGCCGTCAACGACGTGTCGCTGACGTTCGGCGCGGGCGAGACGGTCGCGCTGGTCGGCGAGAGCGGCTCGGGCAAGACGACGGTCGGCCGGATGATCCTCGGCCTGCTGGCGCCGACGTCCGGGCGGATCGTCTACCAGGGCACGGCGCTGGACGAGATGGACCGGCGGCAGCGGCGCGACTACCGGGCCGGCGTCCAGGCGGTGTTCCAGGACCCCTACGACTCGCTCGACCCGCGCCGCCCGGTGCTGGCCAGCGTCCGCGAGCCGCTGCGGCGGCTGGAACTGGAGGAGTCGTCGCGCGACGGCACGCAGCGCGCGATGGCGGCGCTCGAGGCGGTGGGGCTGGCCGGCATCACGGCGAAGACCCGGCCGCACGACCTCAGCGGCAGCGCCTGCCAGCGGGTCGGCATCGCCCGAGCGCTGGTGACGCGGCCGCGGTTCATCGTGCTGGACGAGCCGACGTCGGCGCTCAGCCCGATCGCCCGGGCCGAGGTGATGCGGTCGCTGCACGACGTGCAGCAGTCCACCGGCGTGTCCTACCTGTTCATCACGCACGACCTCGCCGTCGTCGAGTCGCTGGCGCACCGGGTCGCGGTGATGTACCTCGGCCGCGTCGTGGAGGCGGCCGCCTCCGGCGACGTGTTCGGCCGCCGGCTGCACCCCTACACCGAGGCGCTGCTCGGCTCGGTGCTCTTCCCCGACCCGGACCGGCTGGACGGGTTCGGGGTGCTGCGGGGCGAGATCCCCAGCCCGATCGACCTGCCGCCTGGCTGCGCGTTCGCCTCGCGGTGTGCCATCGCCGGCGACGACTGCCGCACGGCGGTCCCGCCGCTCATCGACGACGCCGTCGCCGGGCACCACGTGGCCTGCATCCGTCAGCGGACCCGCAGCCGCGACCGGCAACTGACGTCCACTCTCAGGAAGGAGACCCCCTGA